A window of Eikenella corrodens contains these coding sequences:
- the parC gene encoding DNA topoisomerase IV subunit A: MPENTASAENRDILLLAPYAERAYLEYAMSVVKGRALPDVGDGQKPVQRRILFAMKEMGLTTNSKPVKSARVVGEILGKYHPHGDASAYDAMVRMAQDFTLRYPLIDGIGNFGSRDGDGAAAMRYTEARLTPIAELLLSELHQGTVDFVPNYDGAFEEPVALPARLPMVLLNGASGIAVGMATEIPPHNLGEVTAAAVALLKKPALTTAELMEHIPAPDFAGGGHIITPAKDLLQLYETGKGSIRVRARYEIEKLARGQWRLIITELPPNTSAQKILAEIEEQTNPKPKSGKKQLNQDQLNTKKLMLELIDKVRDESDGEHPVRLVFEPKSSRIEPDNFINTLMAQTGLEGNVPANLVMIGLDNRPAQKNLKTILQEWLDFRVSTVTRRLQHRLEQVLKRIHIIDGRMTAFLHIDEVIRVIREADEPKPELMAAFGLSEIQAEDILEIRLRQLARLEGFKLEQELADLREEEGYLKNLLADEGAKKKLIIKEMQADAKQFGDPRRTLVAEAERAALTHTTADEPVTLILSRQGWIRSRAGHGLDLSATAFKEGDELQQTLETRTVDPVVVLDTLGRSYTIDPAEIPGGRGDGVPLASLLELQPGASVLTMLAGQPQEHYLLAGSGGYGFIAKLGDLVGRVKAGKEVVKLEAGETLLMPQPVRQSALINPDCRLVLASAEKHLLAFPIGELKVMAKGRGLQLMSLRGGDTLQLTALVSTPDFWVCSRGKRGAAHRERLRVQDIEGKRGRKGRVLDVSGSLISLSGTQEGEA; encoded by the coding sequence ATGCCAGAAAACACCGCATCCGCCGAAAACCGCGACATCCTGCTGCTCGCCCCCTACGCCGAACGCGCCTACCTCGAATACGCCATGAGCGTGGTGAAAGGCCGCGCCCTGCCCGACGTGGGCGACGGCCAAAAGCCCGTGCAGCGGCGCATCCTGTTTGCCATGAAGGAAATGGGGCTGACCACCAACTCCAAGCCGGTGAAATCCGCGCGCGTGGTGGGCGAAATCCTGGGCAAATACCACCCGCACGGCGACGCTTCCGCCTACGACGCCATGGTGCGCATGGCGCAAGACTTCACCCTGCGCTATCCCTTAATCGACGGCATCGGCAACTTCGGCTCGCGCGACGGCGACGGCGCGGCCGCCATGCGCTACACCGAAGCCCGCCTCACCCCGATTGCCGAACTGCTGCTTTCCGAGCTGCATCAAGGCACGGTGGATTTCGTGCCGAATTACGACGGCGCGTTTGAAGAGCCCGTGGCGCTACCCGCCCGCCTGCCCATGGTGCTGCTCAACGGCGCCTCCGGCATTGCCGTGGGCATGGCCACCGAAATCCCGCCGCACAACTTGGGCGAAGTCACCGCTGCCGCCGTGGCCCTGCTCAAAAAGCCCGCGCTCACCACCGCCGAGCTGATGGAACACATCCCAGCCCCCGATTTCGCCGGCGGCGGCCACATCATCACCCCGGCCAAAGACCTGCTCCAGCTCTACGAAACCGGCAAAGGCAGCATCCGCGTGCGCGCCCGCTACGAAATCGAAAAACTGGCGCGCGGCCAATGGCGCCTCATCATCACCGAGCTGCCGCCCAACACCAGCGCGCAGAAAATCCTGGCCGAAATCGAAGAGCAAACCAACCCCAAGCCCAAATCCGGCAAAAAACAGCTCAACCAAGACCAGCTCAACACCAAAAAGCTGATGCTCGAGCTCATCGACAAAGTGCGCGACGAGAGCGACGGCGAACACCCTGTGCGCCTCGTGTTCGAGCCCAAATCCAGCCGCATCGAACCGGATAACTTCATCAACACCCTAATGGCGCAAACCGGGCTGGAAGGCAATGTGCCGGCCAACTTGGTGATGATCGGGCTCGACAACCGCCCCGCACAGAAAAACCTGAAAACCATCCTGCAGGAATGGCTCGATTTCCGCGTGTCCACCGTAACCCGCCGCCTGCAACACCGTTTGGAACAGGTGCTCAAACGCATCCACATCATCGACGGGCGCATGACCGCCTTTTTGCACATCGACGAGGTAATCCGCGTCATCCGCGAAGCCGACGAGCCCAAGCCCGAATTGATGGCTGCCTTCGGCCTCTCCGAAATCCAAGCCGAAGATATTTTGGAAATCCGCCTGCGCCAGCTCGCCCGTTTGGAAGGTTTCAAACTGGAGCAGGAATTGGCTGATTTGCGTGAAGAAGAAGGCTACCTGAAAAACTTATTGGCCGACGAAGGCGCGAAGAAAAAGCTCATCATCAAAGAGATGCAGGCCGATGCCAAGCAATTTGGCGACCCGCGCCGCACGCTGGTGGCCGAAGCCGAACGCGCCGCGCTCACCCACACCACGGCCGACGAACCGGTAACGCTCATCCTGTCGCGCCAGGGCTGGATTCGCAGCCGTGCCGGGCACGGGCTGGATTTGTCGGCCACCGCGTTTAAAGAAGGCGACGAATTGCAGCAAACGCTGGAAACGCGTACCGTCGATCCGGTGGTGGTGCTCGACACGCTGGGCCGCAGCTACACCATCGATCCGGCCGAAATCCCCGGCGGGCGCGGCGACGGCGTGCCGCTGGCCTCGCTCTTGGAATTGCAGCCGGGCGCGTCGGTGCTTACCATGTTGGCCGGGCAGCCGCAAGAGCACTACCTGCTGGCCGGCAGCGGCGGCTACGGCTTCATCGCCAAACTGGGCGATTTGGTCGGCCGCGTGAAGGCGGGCAAGGAAGTGGTGAAACTGGAGGCTGGCGAAACCCTGCTGATGCCGCAGCCGGTGCGCCAGTCTGCGCTGATCAACCCCGATTGCCGCTTGGTGCTGGCCAGTGCGGAAAAACACCTGCTCGCCTTCCCAATCGGCGAATTAAAAGTGATGGCCAAAGGGCGCGGCCTGCAATTGATGTCGCTGCGCGGCGGCGACACGCTGCAACTGACCGCCTTGGTGTCCACTCCCGATTTCTGGGTATGCAGCCGCGGCAAACGCGGTGCGGCACACCGCGAACGCTTACGCGTGCAGGATATTGAAGGCAAACGCGGCCGCAAAGGCCGGGTGTTGGATGTTTCAGGCAGCCTCATCAGCCTGAGCGGCACGCAGGAGGGCGAAGCATGA
- a CDS encoding SemiSWEET family transporter produces MTEKQIKILGVVASIMAVGMYVAYIPQIADNLAGHKGNPVQPFVAFVNCTLWTGYGLFKKPRDWPIVVANVPGIFLGLAACFTAL; encoded by the coding sequence ATGACTGAAAAACAAATCAAAATTTTAGGTGTCGTGGCCAGCATCATGGCTGTGGGCATGTATGTGGCCTACATTCCGCAGATTGCCGACAACCTGGCCGGACACAAAGGCAATCCGGTACAGCCTTTCGTGGCCTTTGTGAACTGCACGCTGTGGACTGGCTACGGCCTGTTTAAAAAACCGCGCGACTGGCCGATTGTGGTGGCCAACGTGCCGGGTATCTTTTTGGGTTTGGCTGCCTGTTTTACCGCGCTGTAA
- a CDS encoding methylated-DNA--[protein]-cysteine S-methyltransferase — protein sequence MPSNPKPMLYLHAFPSPLDNILAAASERGLCLLEFAGSQRIDSELRDLQRLLGCQTKQGENEHTRLVQTQLGEYFQGTRREFNVPLHAPGSPFQRRVWDALQTIPYGETTHYQALAEQLGNPAAVRAVAAANGANRLSILIPCHRVIGKDGSLTGYSGGLQRKQWLLDHEQGRHQMQPDLLG from the coding sequence ATGCCATCCAACCCCAAGCCCATGCTCTATCTGCACGCCTTTCCCTCGCCCTTGGACAATATCCTCGCCGCCGCCAGCGAACGCGGCCTGTGCCTGCTAGAATTTGCCGGCAGCCAGCGTATCGACAGCGAATTGCGCGATCTTCAGCGCCTGCTCGGCTGCCAAACCAAACAGGGCGAAAACGAACACACCCGCCTGGTGCAAACCCAGCTGGGCGAATATTTCCAAGGCACGCGCCGCGAGTTTAACGTGCCGCTGCACGCCCCTGGCAGCCCGTTTCAGCGGCGGGTATGGGACGCGCTGCAAACCATCCCTTATGGCGAAACCACACATTATCAGGCACTGGCCGAACAGCTCGGCAACCCTGCCGCCGTGCGCGCCGTGGCTGCTGCCAACGGTGCCAACCGCCTCTCCATCCTCATCCCCTGCCACCGCGTCATCGGCAAAGACGGCAGCCTCACCGGCTACAGCGGCGGCCTGCAGCGCAAACAATGGCTGCTCGACCACGAACAGGGCAGGCATCAGATGCAGCCTGATTTGCTGGGCTAA
- a CDS encoding BtrH N-terminal domain-containing protein, with product MTTFTHQHTAHCESGVMSALLTHHGCAMNEAMVFGLAHALTFVYLPVVKLNSMPLISYRIAPRGIIKNVCRALGVKLDMRKFAQAERGAAALDEALLRGQIAGLQTSVYWLPYFPPEMRFHFNAHNLLVYGREGGDYLISDPVFETPQRCAAADLQRARFAKGALAGKGLMYTLDIASLPTKQQLAERLPALLYAAIRKNAKQMLAPVFFVGVRGIRTVAKKIECLPQEPEKYQKLWLGHLVRMQEEIGTGGAGFRYLYAYFLEQAADICANPALQAASQEMTAIGDQWRQLASQCVKQCRRPSEQGCAQIAAFLREIADREEKLWRGLLRVMK from the coding sequence ATGACTACCTTCACCCACCAACACACCGCCCACTGCGAAAGCGGCGTGATGTCCGCCCTCCTCACCCACCACGGCTGCGCCATGAACGAAGCCATGGTGTTCGGGCTTGCCCACGCGCTCACCTTTGTGTATTTGCCCGTGGTCAAGCTCAACAGTATGCCCCTGATCTCCTACCGCATCGCCCCGCGCGGCATCATCAAAAACGTTTGCCGCGCCCTTGGTGTGAAGCTGGATATGCGCAAATTCGCCCAAGCCGAGCGTGGTGCGGCCGCGCTGGATGAGGCGCTGTTGCGTGGGCAGATTGCCGGTTTGCAAACCTCTGTGTATTGGCTGCCTTATTTTCCGCCCGAAATGCGCTTTCATTTCAACGCCCACAATCTGTTGGTGTATGGCCGCGAAGGCGGGGATTATTTAATCAGCGACCCCGTGTTTGAAACGCCCCAGCGCTGCGCCGCTGCCGATTTGCAGCGCGCCCGCTTTGCCAAAGGCGCCCTGGCCGGCAAAGGCCTGATGTACACGCTCGACATCGCCAGCCTGCCGACAAAGCAACAGCTGGCCGAGCGCCTGCCCGCCCTGCTGTATGCCGCCATCCGCAAAAACGCCAAACAAATGCTCGCCCCCGTGTTTTTCGTGGGCGTGCGCGGCATCCGCACCGTGGCCAAGAAAATCGAGTGCCTGCCGCAAGAGCCAGAAAAATACCAAAAGCTGTGGCTCGGCCATCTCGTTCGCATGCAGGAAGAAATCGGCACCGGCGGCGCCGGCTTCCGCTATCTTTACGCCTATTTTTTGGAACAGGCCGCCGATATTTGCGCCAACCCCGCCCTGCAAGCCGCCTCGCAGGAAATGACCGCCATCGGCGACCAATGGCGGCAGCTGGCCAGCCAGTGCGTGAAACAATGCCGCCGCCCAAGCGAACAAGGCTGCGCCCAAATCGCCGCCTTCCTGCGCGAAATTGCGGATAGGGAAGAAAAACTGTGGCGCGGGCTGCTGCGTGTTATGAAATAG
- a CDS encoding mechanosensitive ion channel family protein, which yields MDLDIQQLSSISGWERLIEVGIAFGTNLLAALAIFFIGRWIATRIVILMKAALIRARVDKTLVSFLGNVANVGLLILVIIAALGKLGIPTTSVTALIGGAGLAVALSLKDQLSNFAAGTLIILFRPFKVGDFIKVNGFEGTVGEIKMVQTTLHTPDNEEVILPNSVVMGNSIVNRSSNPLCRVQVVVGVDYACDLKAAKAAVLKAATEHPLCVQTKDRQAVAYITNLGDSAIEITLWAWTNEADLGAFRFGLNEQVVENLRAANINIPFPQRDVHIISQG from the coding sequence ATGGATTTGGATATTCAACAACTCTCTTCAATTTCCGGCTGGGAACGGCTTATCGAAGTCGGCATTGCCTTCGGTACCAACCTGCTGGCCGCGTTGGCCATTTTCTTTATCGGCAGATGGATTGCCACCCGTATCGTTATCCTGATGAAGGCCGCGCTGATTCGTGCCAGAGTGGATAAAACGCTGGTCAGCTTCCTTGGCAACGTAGCCAATGTCGGCCTGCTTATCTTGGTTATCATCGCCGCGCTGGGCAAGCTGGGCATTCCCACCACGTCGGTTACCGCCTTAATCGGCGGCGCGGGCTTGGCAGTCGCCCTGTCGCTGAAAGACCAACTGTCGAACTTCGCCGCCGGCACGCTGATTATCCTGTTCCGCCCGTTCAAAGTGGGCGATTTCATCAAAGTGAACGGCTTTGAAGGCACGGTGGGCGAAATCAAAATGGTGCAGACCACATTGCACACGCCGGACAACGAAGAAGTCATCCTGCCCAACAGCGTGGTGATGGGCAACAGCATCGTCAACCGTTCTTCCAACCCGTTGTGCCGCGTGCAGGTGGTGGTGGGCGTGGATTACGCCTGCGATTTGAAAGCCGCCAAAGCCGCCGTATTGAAAGCCGCCACAGAGCATCCCCTGTGTGTGCAGACCAAAGACAGGCAGGCCGTGGCATACATCACCAACCTGGGCGACAGCGCCATCGAAATCACGCTGTGGGCGTGGACGAACGAAGCCGATTTGGGCGCATTCCGCTTCGGCCTGAACGAGCAGGTGGTGGAAAACCTGCGCGCCGCCAATATCAATATTCCCTTCCCGCAACGGGATGTCCATATTATTTCTCAGGGCTGA
- a CDS encoding sulfate ABC transporter substrate-binding protein → MNIRTFAPLVAAVLLAACSPQEGAPGGGNASSAASGPAAPAAGKVELTNVSYDVARNFYEKYNPLFNRQNPDIAIKQSHGGSSKQALAVANGLQADVVTMNQSSDIELLVEKGLVSPEWQSRLPDNAVPFTSTTVFLVRKGNPQNIRDWNDLARDGIKVIISNPKTTGNGRYSFLGAYGYALKANNGDDAKAREFVGRVMHNVPVFDNGGRAATTTFVQRQIGDVLVTFENEARLAAKQFGEGQFEVVYPAYSVRMESPVAVVDSVVDKRGTREAATAYLKYLWSKEAQELGASLYLRPANPEVLAAHADTLPPVETFRPTDVFGPWKEIMPKYFGDGGVFDQLMKSPAK, encoded by the coding sequence ATGAACATCCGCACTTTCGCCCCGCTGGTTGCCGCCGTGCTGCTGGCTGCCTGCTCGCCGCAGGAAGGCGCGCCCGGGGGCGGCAACGCATCATCCGCCGCCTCCGGCCCTGCCGCCCCTGCCGCGGGCAAGGTTGAGCTCACCAACGTATCCTACGACGTGGCGCGCAATTTTTACGAAAAATACAACCCGCTGTTCAACCGGCAAAATCCCGACATCGCCATCAAACAGTCGCACGGCGGCTCGAGCAAGCAGGCGCTGGCCGTGGCCAACGGCCTGCAGGCCGACGTGGTGACCATGAACCAGAGTTCCGACATCGAGCTTTTGGTGGAGAAAGGCCTCGTTTCGCCCGAATGGCAGAGCCGCCTGCCGGATAACGCCGTGCCGTTTACCAGCACCACCGTTTTCCTCGTGCGCAAGGGCAATCCGCAAAACATCCGCGATTGGAACGATTTGGCGCGAGACGGCATCAAAGTAATCATCTCCAACCCGAAAACCACCGGCAACGGCCGCTATTCCTTCCTCGGCGCCTACGGCTACGCGCTGAAGGCCAACAACGGCGACGACGCGAAAGCGCGCGAATTCGTGGGCAGGGTGATGCACAACGTGCCGGTATTCGACAACGGCGGCCGCGCGGCCACCACCACCTTCGTGCAGCGCCAGATCGGCGATGTGCTGGTAACGTTTGAAAACGAAGCCCGGCTGGCTGCCAAACAGTTTGGCGAAGGGCAGTTTGAAGTTGTGTATCCCGCCTACTCCGTGCGCATGGAAAGCCCGGTGGCCGTGGTGGACAGCGTGGTGGACAAACGCGGCACGCGCGAAGCGGCCACTGCCTACCTGAAATACCTGTGGAGCAAAGAAGCGCAAGAGCTCGGCGCCAGCCTCTACCTGCGCCCGGCTAACCCTGAAGTGCTCGCCGCCCACGCCGACACCCTGCCGCCGGTGGAAACCTTCCGCCCCACCGACGTATTCGGCCCGTGGAAGGAAATCATGCCCAAATACTTCGGCGACGGCGGCGTGTTCGACCAGCTGATGAAATCCCCCGCCAAATAA
- the trpD gene encoding anthranilate phosphoribosyltransferase, with amino-acid sequence MFTPQQALQRLLSNNELFHDEMTDLMRQIMRGEVAPELIAAILIGLRIKVETVSEISAAAQVMREFAAQVPVSEPDKLVDVVGTGGDGAHTFNISSTAMFVAAAAGAKVAKHGNRSVSSSSGSADVMELAGISLALSPEQVGQCIDQCGAGFIFAPNHHSSMKYVAPVRRALGVRTVFNILGPLTNPAAAANQLIGVFHIDLVGILARVFQQLGSKHALVVHGSDGLDEITLTGPTRVAELKDGLIAEYDIHPEQFGLPVRANLNDIKVASAAESLAMIDRVLAGEAGAHRDIVLLNAGATLYAGNVAATLDEGVDMAREAIDSGKAHAKREEVAAFSQKLAAQQAK; translated from the coding sequence ATGTTTACTCCCCAACAAGCCCTGCAGCGCCTGCTCAGCAACAACGAACTCTTCCACGACGAAATGACCGACCTCATGCGCCAAATCATGCGCGGCGAAGTCGCCCCCGAGCTGATTGCCGCCATCCTCATCGGCCTGCGCATCAAAGTGGAAACCGTGTCTGAAATCAGCGCCGCCGCCCAAGTGATGCGCGAATTTGCCGCCCAAGTGCCCGTGTCCGAGCCCGACAAGCTCGTCGACGTGGTCGGCACCGGCGGCGACGGCGCGCACACCTTCAATATTTCCAGCACAGCCATGTTCGTGGCCGCCGCCGCCGGGGCAAAAGTAGCCAAACACGGCAACCGCAGCGTCTCCTCCTCCAGCGGCTCGGCCGACGTGATGGAGCTGGCCGGCATCTCCCTCGCCCTCTCGCCCGAGCAGGTGGGGCAATGCATCGACCAATGCGGCGCAGGCTTTATATTTGCCCCCAACCACCACAGCAGCATGAAATACGTCGCCCCCGTGCGTCGCGCGCTGGGTGTGCGCACCGTGTTCAACATCTTGGGCCCGCTCACCAACCCCGCCGCCGCCGCCAACCAGCTCATCGGCGTATTCCACATTGATTTGGTGGGCATCCTCGCCCGCGTGTTCCAGCAGCTGGGCAGCAAACACGCCCTCGTGGTGCACGGCAGCGACGGGCTCGACGAAATCACCCTCACCGGCCCCACCCGCGTGGCCGAACTCAAAGACGGCCTGATCGCCGAATACGACATCCACCCCGAACAATTCGGCCTGCCCGTGCGCGCCAATCTCAACGACATCAAGGTAGCCTCCGCCGCCGAATCGCTCGCCATGATAGACCGCGTGCTCGCAGGCGAAGCCGGCGCCCACCGCGACATCGTGCTACTCAACGCCGGCGCCACGCTCTACGCCGGCAACGTGGCCGCCACGCTCGACGAAGGCGTGGACATGGCACGCGAAGCCATCGACAGCGGCAAAGCCCACGCCAAACGCGAAGAAGTGGCCGCCTTCTCGCAAAAACTGGCCGCACAACAGGCGAAATAA
- a CDS encoding GatB/YqeY domain-containing protein has translation MSLKARLTEDMKTAMRAKDTLALSTIRLANAEIKRYEVDERTEADDAKITAMLSKMIKQRKESAAIYHEAGRQDLADKELAEVAILQRYLPEMLSEAEIQSAVAEAIAQTGASGMADMGKAMGVLKKRLAGQADMSEVSRLLKAALQK, from the coding sequence ATGAGCCTGAAAGCCCGCCTCACCGAAGACATGAAAACCGCCATGCGCGCCAAAGACACGCTCGCCCTATCCACCATCCGCCTGGCCAACGCCGAAATCAAACGCTACGAAGTGGACGAGCGCACCGAAGCCGACGACGCCAAAATCACCGCCATGCTCAGCAAAATGATTAAGCAACGCAAAGAAAGCGCCGCCATCTACCACGAAGCCGGCCGCCAAGACCTGGCCGACAAAGAGCTGGCCGAAGTAGCCATCCTCCAGCGCTACCTGCCCGAAATGCTTTCCGAAGCCGAAATCCAAAGCGCCGTGGCCGAAGCCATCGCCCAAACCGGCGCATCCGGTATGGCCGATATGGGCAAAGCCATGGGCGTGCTGAAAAAACGCCTTGCCGGCCAGGCCGACATGAGCGAGGTGAGCCGCCTGCTCAAAGCCGCCTTGCAGAAATAG
- a CDS encoding aminodeoxychorismate/anthranilate synthase component II has product MLLFIDNYDSFTYNIVQYFAELGQEISVRRNDDITLDEIAELRPQYLVIGPGPCSPKEAGISVPALRRFAGQIPILGVCLGHQAIGEAFGGRIVRAQEMMHGKVSPVHHTNSGVFAGLPNPVNCTRYHSLAIERASLPECLDITAWTADGEIMGVRHKQYAVEGVQFHPEALLTEHGHDMLANFLKEHAART; this is encoded by the coding sequence ATGCTTTTGTTTATCGATAACTACGACTCCTTCACCTACAACATCGTCCAATATTTCGCCGAGCTCGGCCAGGAAATCAGCGTGCGCCGCAACGATGACATCACGCTAGACGAAATTGCCGAACTCCGGCCCCAATATCTCGTGATCGGCCCTGGCCCCTGCTCGCCCAAAGAAGCAGGCATCTCCGTGCCCGCCCTGCGCCGCTTTGCCGGGCAGATTCCCATTTTGGGCGTGTGCCTCGGCCACCAGGCCATCGGCGAAGCCTTCGGCGGCCGCATCGTGCGCGCGCAAGAGATGATGCACGGCAAAGTATCGCCCGTGCACCACACCAACAGCGGCGTATTCGCCGGCCTGCCCAACCCCGTAAACTGCACCCGCTACCACAGCCTAGCCATCGAACGCGCCAGCCTGCCCGAATGCCTCGACATCACCGCCTGGACGGCAGACGGCGAAATCATGGGTGTGCGCCATAAACAATACGCCGTGGAAGGCGTACAATTCCACCCCGAAGCCCTGCTCACCGAACACGGCCACGACATGCTGGCCAATTTCCTCAAAGAGCACGCTGCCCGTACGTAG
- a CDS encoding DUF3465 domain-containing protein, translating into MNNKPNKWLWLLVLLGIAAYFHFAEQPKSKPEQGAPQPQTAVVEQTRTPHRNAAQPSAKPAADGAELIAQAFAEQRSDVQVSGSGKVHRTLPDDTQGSRHQRFIMKLSNGQTVLVAHNIDLAPRIPRLQRGDTVGFSGEYEYNAQGGVIHWTHHDPAGRHADGWLEHNGQRYQ; encoded by the coding sequence ATGAATAATAAACCAAACAAATGGCTGTGGCTCTTGGTGTTGCTCGGCATCGCCGCCTATTTCCACTTTGCCGAACAGCCAAAATCCAAGCCGGAGCAGGGCGCGCCGCAGCCGCAAACCGCTGTAGTCGAGCAGACGCGCACACCACACCGAAACGCTGCCCAACCCTCTGCCAAGCCGGCAGCAGACGGTGCCGAACTGATTGCCCAAGCCTTTGCCGAGCAGCGCAGCGATGTGCAGGTGAGCGGCAGCGGCAAAGTGCACCGCACCCTGCCTGATGACACCCAGGGCTCGCGCCACCAGCGTTTCATCATGAAGCTCTCCAACGGCCAAACCGTATTGGTGGCGCATAATATCGACCTCGCGCCGCGCATTCCGCGTTTGCAGCGCGGCGACACGGTGGGCTTTTCCGGCGAATACGAATACAATGCCCAAGGCGGGGTGATCCACTGGACGCACCACGACCCGGCCGGCCGCCATGCGGACGGCTGGCTGGAGCATAACGGACAGCGCTATCAGTAG
- a CDS encoding RDD family protein, which produces MRDFRKPDFNSQMGEQIKQIFSAAILEDEPFDEDGINVELAAPWRRIMAALLNLLLLMVLTFGIGLIVSLISSLLGSNFGSPALIGYGTVLAYVIGQAMLMANSGQSLGKRIMGIRVISEDGSEPSLVQYLLLREAVILLPLAILLKFLPLIGGMLSLVVAAACILMMFMEDGNRRTGQDMLAKTLVIRD; this is translated from the coding sequence ATGCGGGATTTTCGTAAACCAGATTTCAACAGCCAGATGGGCGAACAGATCAAACAAATTTTCTCCGCCGCCATTTTGGAAGACGAGCCGTTTGATGAGGACGGCATCAACGTGGAGCTGGCCGCCCCGTGGCGGCGCATCATGGCAGCACTCTTGAATCTGTTGTTGCTCATGGTGCTGACTTTCGGCATCGGCCTCATCGTCAGCCTGATCAGCAGCTTGTTGGGCAGCAATTTCGGCAGCCCCGCCCTTATCGGCTACGGCACGGTATTGGCCTATGTTATCGGGCAGGCCATGCTGATGGCCAATAGCGGGCAAAGCCTGGGCAAACGCATTATGGGCATCCGCGTGATCAGCGAAGACGGCAGCGAGCCCAGCCTGGTGCAATACCTTCTGCTGCGCGAAGCCGTCATCCTGCTGCCGCTGGCCATCTTGCTGAAATTCCTCCCGCTTATCGGCGGCATGCTCTCCTTGGTAGTGGCTGCGGCCTGCATCCTGATGATGTTTATGGAAGACGGCAACCGCCGCACCGGGCAGGATATGCTGGCCAAAACCTTGGTTATCCGCGATTAA
- a CDS encoding DUF1841 family protein, whose product MYDVNTHDVRRFFADVWRQRLAPLQLDKLQQKALRIIEAHPEYHHYLDNIERYLDHNWTPEQGETNPFLHLSLHLSIQEQSDIDQPPGIRAIHRELQGRYAGDWVRAEHDMMDALAETIWSAQRNGQGLDVNLYMTRLRQLVGLGQEDQARLNPHEVARMETGQ is encoded by the coding sequence ATGTATGACGTAAACACCCACGACGTGCGCCGCTTTTTTGCCGACGTATGGCGGCAACGCCTTGCCCCGCTGCAACTGGACAAACTCCAGCAAAAAGCCCTGCGCATCATCGAAGCCCACCCCGAATACCACCATTATCTCGACAATATCGAACGCTACCTCGACCACAACTGGACGCCGGAGCAGGGCGAAACCAACCCCTTCCTGCATCTGTCGCTGCACCTTTCGATACAGGAGCAGAGCGATATCGACCAACCGCCCGGCATCCGCGCCATCCACCGCGAGCTGCAAGGCCGCTATGCCGGCGACTGGGTGCGTGCCGAACACGATATGATGGACGCGCTGGCCGAAACCATTTGGAGCGCGCAACGCAACGGGCAGGGGCTGGATGTAAACCTCTACATGACCCGCCTGCGCCAACTGGTCGGCTTGGGGCAGGAAGACCAGGCTCGCCTTAATCCGCATGAGGTGGCAAGGATGGAAACGGGGCAGTAG